A window from Primulina eburnea isolate SZY01 chromosome 2, ASM2296580v1, whole genome shotgun sequence encodes these proteins:
- the LOC140824309 gene encoding uncharacterized protein, translated as MCDPNFCIDVYRLNQMERSAHDSNILTNVLSRYNGLKVPQVDCGYSNRRQFLTLFRGVRYHLQEFTGQGRHPEDAKELFNLHHASLRNVIERIFGIFKSRFKIFKTAPPFPYTTQAELVLACAGLHNFLQKECRCDEFPVEPDNEVPQPSSEQIYEDNNFDQIFDTEEQQRANSNPWRDAIGNRMWSDVDDIDNNES; from the exons atgtGTGATCCAAATTTTTGCATAGATGTTTATCGTTTGAATCAAATG GAAAGATCTGCCCATGATTCAAACATATTGACAAATGTTTTATCAAGATATAACGGGCTTAAGGTGCCACaag TGGATTGTGGATATTCAAATCGACGTCAATTCTTGACTCTTTTTAGAGGTGTTCGTTATCATCTTCAAGAATTCACTGGCCAAGGTCGTCACCCTGAAGATGCAAAAGAGTTATTCAATCTTCATCATGCCTCTTTGAGAAACGTCATTGAGAGGATATTTGGTATATTTAAATCGCGgttcaaaatattcaaaactgcTCCTCCATTTCCATATACAACACAGGCGGAGCTCGTATTGGCTTGTGCTGGATTGcacaattttcttcaaaaggaGTGTCGATGTGATGAATTTCCAGTTGAACCAGATAATGAAGTTCCACAACCATCATCAGAACAAATTTACGAGGATAACAACTTTGATCAAATATTTGACACTGAAGAACAACAACGAGCAAATTCAAATCCATGGAGGGATGCTATAGGAAATCGAATGTGGAGTGACGTTGATGATATTGACAATAAcgaatcttaa